One window from the genome of Thermodesulfobacteriota bacterium encodes:
- a CDS encoding tetratricopeptide repeat protein codes for MKNKGWVIGLLLLWKTSLCGADTPGEVSGEGPYGKGIETHPPVLRSSQEDREGARRHYELGRAWAIREDFRKAGEEYLKALSLHRMGFTEEERFQMALHLSWGGYLKEAMDLLSEILRANPDHLDARIHLARCLSWAGRFRDALREADSVLQKYPAHREARFIQANVWRWRGEFRRAISLYHELLREKEDFDIRLGLTYALLLRGDRKGAQESASLLRPNYPYQERELAKIREEIRKRTAPFLEGRSQFYSDSDHNRLLRFALSGGGWIDSWEVALHLTETHARDKFRDHQSEEVSFSVYSKPFESLRVGGGMGVTQLRHRESDHYLAGGLNVDVDLFRGTIGARVSRAVLVDTAQLIENRIRVTQGSLQCSQNLGEGISFYGSYTYRDYSDRNHSHDVQLIPRYILLQKDPRFVLGYRFRYLDFERQTRRGYFDPDRFLSHQLLVTLGFEGDRYALLLEPYVGYQSFRRYGTPHHDLIVGGAGNFQYRIGKRFDLLLATEAGNDALGAASGFKYYQFTLGLKAHF; via the coding sequence GTGAAGAATAAAGGGTGGGTCATCGGGCTCCTCCTTCTCTGGAAGACCTCCCTCTGCGGGGCTGACACACCGGGGGAGGTGTCCGGGGAAGGACCCTACGGAAAAGGGATCGAAACCCATCCCCCGGTCCTAAGATCGTCCCAGGAGGACAGGGAAGGGGCGAGGCGCCATTACGAGTTGGGCCGGGCATGGGCAATTCGGGAAGATTTTAGAAAGGCAGGAGAAGAGTATCTCAAAGCCCTCTCCCTCCATCGGATGGGTTTCACGGAGGAGGAGAGATTCCAGATGGCCCTTCACCTCTCCTGGGGGGGGTATCTTAAAGAAGCGATGGATCTGCTCTCCGAGATCCTCCGAGCCAATCCCGACCATCTCGATGCAAGGATTCATTTGGCCCGCTGCCTCTCCTGGGCAGGACGATTCCGAGACGCCTTAAGAGAAGCCGATTCCGTCTTACAAAAATACCCTGCCCATCGAGAGGCCCGATTCATTCAGGCCAATGTGTGGAGATGGAGGGGAGAGTTTCGAAGGGCCATTTCTCTTTACCACGAGTTGTTGAGAGAGAAAGAGGACTTCGATATCCGCCTGGGGTTGACCTACGCCCTGCTGCTCCGGGGGGATCGGAAGGGAGCTCAAGAGAGCGCGTCCCTGTTGAGGCCCAATTACCCTTACCAGGAGAGGGAATTAGCAAAGATTCGGGAGGAGATCAGGAAAAGAACGGCTCCTTTCTTAGAAGGACGTTCTCAATTCTATAGCGATTCGGATCACAACCGACTGCTACGATTCGCCCTCTCCGGAGGGGGATGGATCGATTCTTGGGAGGTGGCCCTCCATCTGACGGAAACCCATGCCCGAGACAAGTTCAGGGACCACCAGAGCGAGGAGGTTTCTTTTAGCGTCTATTCGAAGCCCTTTGAATCCCTGAGGGTAGGAGGGGGAATGGGGGTTACGCAACTCCGTCATCGGGAGTCGGATCATTACTTGGCCGGCGGTCTCAACGTCGATGTGGATCTTTTCCGCGGGACGATCGGGGCGAGGGTTTCTCGTGCCGTATTGGTGGATACCGCCCAGTTAATCGAGAATCGAATCCGGGTCACTCAAGGGAGCTTACAATGCTCCCAGAACCTGGGAGAGGGTATTTCCTTCTATGGTAGCTACACTTATCGGGATTATTCGGACCGCAACCATTCCCACGATGTTCAGTTGATTCCCCGGTATATCCTCCTGCAGAAAGACCCGAGGTTTGTCCTGGGTTATCGCTTCAGGTATCTCGATTTCGAGAGGCAGACCCGAAGGGGGTACTTCGATCCGGATCGTTTCCTTTCCCATCAACTCTTGGTCACTTTGGGGTTTGAGGGAGATCGCTATGCCCTCCTTCTCGAACCATATGTGGGGTATCAATCCTTTCGGCGATACGGGACCCCGCATCACGATCTTATCGTTGGCGGAGCAGGGAACTTCCAGTATCGTATCGGAAAGAGGTTCGACCTCCTTTTGGCCACCGAGGCCGGAAACGACGCTTTGGGGGCCGCCTCGGGTTTCAAATATTATCAATTCACTTTAGGGTTAAAGGCTCATTTTTAG
- the rbsK gene encoding ribokinase, whose product MSNLVLVVGSSNVDFILRVPRFNRPGETLRAEGLATVFGGKGANQAIAAKLLGAEVALITRLGNDHYGKAYRRYLVEKGLDPKTIFLDRKVPTGMAFIELDPKGENRIVVFQGSNAQLSVEDIRRCTPFFPKARLLVLQLEVPLDVVSLSLDIAKTHGLLTLLNPSPAHPLSGEVLAKIDYLVPNELEAQALAGMRMRSDQDLPKIAERLLRMGVKNVVVTLGQKGLYFKNDKEEIRMKAFKVKAVDTTAAGDAFLGGLSCALSEGESIREALRFANAAGALATTKLGAQPSLPSRKELEAFIKGP is encoded by the coding sequence ATGTCGAACCTCGTTCTCGTCGTCGGCAGTTCGAACGTGGACTTCATCCTGAGGGTCCCCCGCTTTAACCGCCCCGGAGAGACCCTCCGGGCCGAGGGCCTTGCGACCGTCTTCGGCGGAAAGGGCGCCAATCAGGCCATCGCCGCAAAACTGCTGGGCGCCGAGGTCGCCCTGATCACCCGCTTGGGCAACGACCATTACGGAAAAGCCTATCGCCGCTACCTGGTCGAAAAGGGTCTCGACCCGAAGACGATCTTTCTGGACCGGAAGGTCCCCACGGGGATGGCCTTCATCGAGCTTGACCCGAAAGGGGAGAACAGGATCGTCGTCTTTCAGGGATCCAATGCCCAACTCTCGGTGGAAGACATCAGGCGATGCACCCCCTTTTTTCCGAAGGCACGCCTCCTCGTCCTTCAGCTGGAGGTCCCTCTCGATGTCGTATCCCTGAGCCTGGACATAGCCAAAACTCACGGCCTCCTCACGCTACTCAACCCCTCCCCCGCCCACCCGCTTTCAGGGGAGGTCCTCGCCAAGATCGACTACCTCGTGCCCAACGAGCTGGAGGCCCAGGCCCTGGCTGGAATGAGGATGAGGAGCGATCAGGACCTGCCGAAGATCGCCGAGAGATTATTGAGGATGGGTGTGAAGAATGTGGTGGTCACGCTGGGCCAAAAAGGCCTTTACTTCAAGAACGATAAAGAGGAAATCCGGATGAAGGCCTTCAAGGTGAAGGCGGTCGATACGACGGCCGCAGGCGATGCCTTCTTGGGAGGCCTCTCTTGCGCCCTCTCGGAAGGGGAATCGATCCGAGAGGCATTGAGGTTTGCCAACGCCGCTGGCGCCCTCGCCACCACCAAACTGGGCGCCCAACCCTCCTTGCCCTCGAGAAAAGAGCTCGAGGCTTTTATCAAAGGTCCGTGA
- a CDS encoding HEAT repeat domain-containing protein yields the protein MRPLIGKFIEEPNLPVPVEWKSSPNTVKWQAIERVLLRLRNTAPADRQASVERLFHHLGYAEFYQSLLSKGNRWKRALAAERLGAMGASAASIEALIQALRDPSKEVRSIALRSLAQMADERSISFLVKELPRMVHPETGVYLATLKNAMIRMGESLLPVLLPHLETDDPHVLCLVADGLGEIGSKEATPYLIRLLTHPDPEVRAKTAKAIGKIHDPSAVPALLAMDREPVWYVRLQVCHSLGLLGDERGIDFLKDRLVDESWQVRAAAAEALIKIGPPALPSVVRMLQENKDRYAREQIAEELQRSGMVEELIHSLGDPDDPLLDLKRSLFMALVSLGMTNFLRWVKENHPSVGVRREVSLLLESAESSEGSSHRRTE from the coding sequence ATGCGCCCCCTGATCGGGAAATTTATAGAAGAGCCGAATTTGCCCGTCCCGGTCGAATGGAAATCTTCGCCAAACACGGTGAAGTGGCAGGCCATTGAGAGAGTGCTTTTGCGTTTGAGAAACACGGCCCCGGCGGACCGACAGGCCTCGGTCGAAAGACTTTTTCATCATTTGGGGTATGCCGAATTTTATCAATCCCTTCTCAGCAAGGGAAACCGGTGGAAGCGCGCCCTTGCCGCGGAGCGATTGGGAGCCATGGGAGCCTCTGCGGCTTCCATCGAAGCCTTAATCCAAGCGTTGAGGGACCCTTCCAAAGAGGTACGGTCCATCGCCTTACGCTCTCTCGCCCAGATGGCTGATGAACGGTCGATCTCCTTTCTGGTGAAGGAACTTCCCCGGATGGTTCATCCTGAGACAGGGGTTTATCTGGCGACGCTCAAAAATGCTATGATTCGCATGGGTGAGTCGCTCCTTCCCGTCCTTTTGCCCCACCTGGAGACCGATGATCCCCACGTGCTCTGTTTGGTGGCGGATGGTTTGGGAGAGATCGGATCGAAGGAGGCGACTCCCTATCTGATCCGCCTCTTAACCCATCCTGACCCCGAAGTGAGGGCCAAAACGGCCAAGGCCATTGGAAAAATCCATGATCCTTCTGCCGTCCCTGCCCTCCTGGCGATGGACCGGGAACCGGTCTGGTACGTTCGGCTTCAGGTGTGCCATTCTCTTGGCCTCTTAGGAGATGAAAGGGGAATTGATTTCCTGAAGGATCGGCTCGTTGATGAGAGCTGGCAGGTCAGGGCTGCGGCTGCCGAGGCCCTCATTAAAATCGGTCCGCCCGCCCTTCCCTCCGTTGTCAGGATGCTCCAAGAAAACAAGGATCGCTATGCGAGAGAGCAGATCGCTGAGGAACTGCAGCGGTCCGGCATGGTTGAGGAGTTGATCCACTCCTTGGGGGATCCTGACGATCCTCTGTTAGATTTAAAACGAAGCCTGTTCATGGCTCTGGTCTCCTTGGGGATGACGAATTTCTTAAGATGGGTCAAGGAGAACCATCCTTCGGTGGGGGTTCGAAGGGAAGTCTCCCTTCTCTTAGAATCCGCTGAGTCTTCGGAGGGAAGCTCCCACAGGAGGACCGAATGA
- a CDS encoding polysaccharide deacetylase family protein: protein MTLTRRDFLKGTLGAFLISPGRGRDREVPTKRIPVLLYHDISNSVKDDYTLSPAQFAAQMEWLYSEGYQALLFREVPSLPEEQLERKVVITFDDGYASFIDYAFPLLQSYQFKAILNPIGAHVGTFIPMGTNRPLLSWDEYRYLLKTGLVELGCHTYELHHSKGALSVSASRLESDLQRFQEVAQRETGRRVQILAWPYGYFDRQSVRVAKKVGFQYLLTSEEGLFERASGWDRIPRLNINYKLDLVSFKQYLGRKEQ, encoded by the coding sequence ATGACCCTCACACGAAGAGACTTTCTGAAAGGAACCTTGGGGGCCTTCCTGATCTCTCCCGGGAGGGGACGGGACAGGGAGGTGCCTACGAAGAGGATCCCTGTTCTGCTCTATCACGACATCTCCAACTCGGTCAAAGACGACTACACCCTCTCCCCCGCTCAATTCGCTGCCCAGATGGAATGGCTCTATTCCGAGGGGTACCAGGCCCTCCTGTTTCGTGAGGTTCCCTCCCTGCCCGAAGAGCAGCTGGAGAGGAAGGTCGTGATCACCTTTGATGACGGATACGCCTCTTTTATCGATTACGCCTTCCCTTTGCTCCAGAGCTATCAGTTCAAAGCCATTTTGAACCCCATCGGCGCCCACGTAGGGACCTTTATTCCTATGGGAACCAACCGGCCCCTTCTCAGCTGGGATGAGTACCGATATCTCTTGAAAACCGGGCTGGTGGAACTGGGATGCCACACTTATGAACTCCATCATTCGAAAGGGGCCCTATCTGTATCGGCATCGAGGTTGGAGAGCGACCTGCAGCGATTCCAGGAGGTGGCCCAGCGGGAGACCGGCCGGAGGGTTCAAATCTTGGCCTGGCCTTACGGATATTTTGATCGACAGAGTGTCCGGGTCGCCAAGAAGGTGGGATTTCAGTATCTCCTAACCTCGGAGGAAGGGCTCTTTGAGAGGGCTTCAGGATGGGATCGGATTCCAAGATTAAATATAAATTATAAGCTCGACCTGGTCTCCTTTAAGCAATATCTTGGGAGGAAAGAACAGTGA
- a CDS encoding glycosyltransferase family 2 protein, whose translation MASSPVTPPVTILVPAHNEELTIVDTVRSLLKLDYPSYEVIVIDDGSTDKTLEQLIRHYHLYPVDLIYRPVIPTGPVSGFYINPRYPNLTVIQKSWGGKSDALNVGINLARSPYFCSIDADTILEGDALLKIMKPFLESETLVASGGIIRILDGCTVEDGRIVTIDLPRKDILIFQVVEYLRSFLFGRTGWSTLGCLLVLSGAFSVFQKKAVQEVGGYARDTVTEDFELIVRLHRRLRERKQPYQISFIPEPAAWTQVPDRYRILARQRRRWQRGLATTLFSNLRMFFNPRYGKIGLVAFPTTFFIELLGPGIELLGYGVVALSFYFNLINLRMFWLFLLFALLYGVFLSVGAILIEEMTYRRYPKWSSLLKLLVYAVLENFGYRQLNAWWRVQALFQLLSGKNGWGRITRRRFARIRSRRPGGR comes from the coding sequence ATGGCTTCCTCCCCGGTGACTCCTCCGGTCACCATTCTCGTGCCCGCCCACAATGAAGAGTTGACCATTGTGGATACGGTTCGTTCCCTGTTAAAATTAGATTATCCATCCTACGAAGTGATCGTCATCGACGATGGCTCGACCGATAAGACGTTGGAGCAACTCATCCGACATTACCATCTCTATCCTGTCGATCTGATCTACCGACCTGTCATTCCCACCGGGCCCGTCAGCGGTTTCTATATCAACCCGAGATATCCAAACCTCACCGTGATCCAGAAATCTTGGGGGGGGAAATCAGACGCCCTCAACGTGGGGATCAATCTGGCTCGAAGCCCCTACTTCTGTTCGATCGATGCGGATACGATTCTCGAGGGAGACGCTTTGCTAAAAATTATGAAGCCTTTTCTCGAATCGGAAACCTTGGTGGCCAGCGGGGGGATCATCCGCATCCTGGATGGATGCACCGTGGAGGATGGGAGAATTGTCACCATCGATCTGCCTCGGAAGGATATCTTGATTTTCCAGGTGGTGGAGTATCTTCGCTCCTTTCTCTTTGGGCGAACGGGGTGGAGCACCTTGGGCTGTCTCCTTGTGCTTTCGGGCGCTTTTTCGGTGTTTCAAAAAAAGGCGGTCCAAGAGGTGGGGGGGTATGCCAGGGACACCGTCACCGAGGACTTTGAATTAATCGTCCGCCTTCATCGGAGGCTGAGAGAGCGAAAACAGCCTTATCAGATCTCCTTTATTCCGGAACCGGCTGCCTGGACCCAAGTTCCGGATCGATATAGGATCCTGGCCCGGCAGCGACGGCGATGGCAGAGGGGGTTGGCGACGACCCTGTTCTCCAATCTGCGGATGTTCTTCAATCCCCGGTATGGAAAAATTGGACTGGTGGCCTTTCCGACGACTTTTTTCATAGAGCTTCTGGGCCCCGGGATCGAATTGCTGGGCTATGGCGTAGTCGCTCTCTCCTTCTATTTCAATTTGATCAATCTTCGGATGTTCTGGCTCTTCCTCCTTTTTGCCCTCCTTTATGGGGTGTTTCTCTCGGTGGGGGCCATCTTGATCGAAGAGATGACCTACCGAAGGTATCCCAAATGGAGCTCCCTCTTGAAATTGTTGGTCTATGCCGTGCTGGAGAATTTTGGGTATCGACAGCTCAACGCCTGGTGGCGGGTCCAGGCCCTCTTTCAACTTTTGTCCGGAAAGAATGGCTGGGGGAGAATCACCCGACGTCGATTTGCCAGGATTCGGTCGAGGAGGCCTGGGGGAAGATGA
- a CDS encoding nucleoside hydrolase: MAKKVIIDCDVGVDDALALILAFHSPELEVLAVSGVNGNVPLEAVFENIQKVLALIRPDHKPLIAKGADRPLKGRALYAHSVHGKTGLGEATLDFKGDETWWSLFPGPADELFTRMARRHPREVTLIAIGPPTNLALAMEKDPEGMKLLREIVLMGGAVRTRGNVTPFAEFNIYSDPVAAQIVFESGIPTTLVPLDVTHQVFLTPEAMEERIRPIGTPFSQFLMEATGYDPKARRFRNRERVFLHDPLAVGVVIDPGLATKEKLRLCVQTEEGEGWGRITEGRQGPELGVCLGVERERFLSLFISRLNP; encoded by the coding sequence ATGGCCAAGAAAGTGATCATCGACTGTGACGTCGGCGTGGACGATGCCCTCGCCCTGATCCTCGCCTTCCATTCCCCTGAGCTGGAGGTCTTAGCGGTGAGCGGCGTGAACGGGAACGTCCCGCTGGAGGCGGTCTTTGAAAACATCCAGAAGGTCCTCGCCCTGATCCGACCGGATCACAAACCGCTCATCGCTAAGGGGGCGGACCGCCCCCTGAAAGGCAGGGCCCTATACGCCCATTCGGTTCACGGGAAGACGGGATTGGGCGAGGCCACGCTCGACTTCAAAGGGGACGAGACGTGGTGGAGCCTCTTTCCCGGACCTGCAGACGAACTCTTCACCCGTATGGCCCGGCGACATCCTCGAGAAGTGACCCTCATCGCCATCGGACCGCCCACCAACCTAGCTTTGGCAATGGAGAAGGACCCGGAGGGGATGAAACTTCTCCGAGAGATCGTCCTCATGGGAGGGGCGGTCCGGACGCGGGGCAATGTGACCCCTTTTGCTGAATTCAATATCTACTCCGATCCAGTAGCCGCTCAAATTGTTTTCGAATCGGGAATTCCGACCACGTTGGTTCCCCTCGATGTCACGCACCAGGTCTTTCTCACCCCCGAGGCGATGGAGGAAAGGATCCGACCCATTGGAACTCCCTTCTCCCAGTTCCTCATGGAGGCCACGGGCTACGACCCCAAGGCCAGGAGGTTCCGAAACAGGGAGAGGGTCTTCCTTCACGACCCCCTCGCGGTCGGCGTCGTGATCGATCCCGGACTGGCCACAAAGGAAAAACTCCGCCTCTGCGTCCAAACCGAAGAAGGAGAGGGTTGGGGAAGGATCACGGAAGGGAGACAGGGGCCGGAGCTTGGGGTCTGTCTCGGAGTGGAGAGAGAGCGGTTTTTAAGCCTTTTCATCTCAAGGTTGAACCCTTGA
- a CDS encoding ChaN family lipoprotein has translation MNLMKSPGLLLTAFLPLLFLSCLKPSPPSWVAKISLNPPPPHAEEIFRLSDGGRLSFPQLMEELRGARVIFTGESHDQMEHHQIQRRIIRALVDQGKAVVIAMEMFQRPQQPLLDRWTKGLLSEEEFLRQIEWETTWGMDYRLYKGLLDEARDRGLKVLALNVPRELVRKAAQGGIDSLSEEERKGLPEMDLGHPLHRSYIESIYRGHEGGLAKDFERFYLAQVLWDEGMAETLSNFLSSPEGEGKTIVVIAGAGHIIYRFGIPERFFRRSPLPYKTILLREWGKEIQKDPMFSQISRPPADYLWLTHPSAPEKRRPRIGLVLKASETPGVLIERILPDSPAEKAGLLPGDRILRVNEQEILRLQDLHDAVTRTGSGKGILFLILREGKPMEISVSPHP, from the coding sequence ATGAATTTAATGAAATCCCCGGGCCTTCTCCTCACCGCCTTTCTTCCCCTCCTCTTTCTCAGTTGTTTGAAACCCTCTCCCCCTTCCTGGGTTGCGAAGATCTCGCTTAACCCCCCTCCCCCTCATGCGGAGGAGATCTTCAGGCTCTCGGATGGCGGGAGGCTCTCCTTTCCGCAATTGATGGAAGAGTTGCGAGGGGCAAGGGTGATCTTCACCGGAGAATCCCACGATCAGATGGAGCATCACCAGATCCAGAGGAGGATCATCCGGGCGCTTGTGGACCAGGGAAAAGCGGTCGTCATCGCCATGGAGATGTTCCAGAGGCCCCAACAACCCCTCCTCGATCGGTGGACCAAGGGGCTTCTCAGCGAGGAGGAGTTTCTCCGCCAGATAGAGTGGGAGACCACGTGGGGGATGGATTATCGGCTCTACAAAGGCCTCCTCGACGAGGCGAGGGACCGGGGTCTCAAGGTCCTTGCCCTCAATGTCCCGAGGGAACTGGTGAGGAAAGCCGCCCAGGGAGGAATCGATAGCCTTTCGGAAGAAGAGAGGAAGGGCCTTCCGGAGATGGACCTTGGCCACCCGCTCCACCGCAGCTACATCGAATCCATCTACCGGGGTCACGAAGGCGGACTGGCGAAAGATTTCGAACGGTTCTATCTTGCCCAGGTCCTCTGGGATGAAGGGATGGCCGAAACCCTCTCGAACTTTCTAAGCTCTCCCGAGGGAGAGGGAAAGACGATCGTCGTGATCGCTGGCGCCGGCCATATCATCTATCGGTTCGGGATCCCCGAGCGGTTCTTCCGGAGGTCCCCTCTTCCCTACAAGACGATCCTCTTAAGAGAATGGGGCAAAGAGATCCAGAAGGACCCGATGTTCTCCCAAATCTCCCGCCCCCCGGCTGACTATCTCTGGCTCACCCACCCTTCTGCACCTGAGAAGAGGAGGCCGCGGATCGGCCTCGTTCTTAAGGCCTCGGAAACCCCGGGCGTGCTCATCGAACGGATCTTGCCCGATAGCCCCGCAGAAAAGGCAGGGCTGCTTCCTGGCGATAGGATCCTCCGGGTGAATGAACAGGAAATCCTGAGATTGCAGGACCTCCATGACGCCGTGACCCGGACCGGATCGGGAAAAGGGATCCTCTTCTTGATCCTCCGGGAGGGAAAGCCCATGGAGATTTCGGTCTCCCCCCATCCCTGA
- a CDS encoding tetratricopeptide repeat protein, which yields MKARQEDLGFLALRNGDHQEAINLFLRALERGPSAEAYYGLGMAYRQLDNRPKALWAFHKAIEIDPHHAKASHALELLEIGSEEGIEPPVPLKAFNVRTSSDYLEREEGGHWEKFFIKGINLGLGLPGYFPGEFPIEKGTYLKWFEKIYELGINSIRLYTLHPPSFYEALYQFNRPLPKLRLIQGIWVELPPKNDFFESSYLEEVQENVRHTVDAIYGKLTLPEKKGRPSGRYRYDVSSLTLAFLFGREWEPCAVKGFNERQKRRFKSYRGSFLAIEEGTPFEAWITEMVDYVQHYEKERHGLSHPVSVINWPTLDPLIHPAESTYEENLEFQGIKVNRALCNENEDEETLDLTKIKTLRGPGFFATYHIYPYYPDFMVNGYLQEGHPFLAYLQQLKAYHGRQPVLVGEFGVPSSRINAHWHPRGWHQGGHSERQQGEINGTLMRAIYQAKMAGGILFSWFDEWFKKNWLFLPYYDPSDRKPYWYNLQDAEENYGLLSAYPGYPRKRVHLSGDRADWLEGLLLYEKQTDQMVFKFHDGFDEARYLKRVMAQHDEGFFYLFIETQGPVDFTKAHYLVGLDTIEPDRGEFGLPLNTLVRLPIGLEFLIHLAGKEKSRMLISKDYDKYLNEDRGEILPQRSDQGEWVLMLHKSNARRISKDGKRFFPARVHLTSLLRYGSLDPKHPDYDSLADFYFVDNRIEIRLPWSLLLFTDPSSRRVLWKDGNSQSKKTEGIHVLVFSYRPQGGHLFAQPTGQRTNLTDSLPERLRRDAMKAYTWEEWDKPTYHTALKPAYHQYQKYLLNIPERIE from the coding sequence ATGAAGGCTCGGCAGGAAGACCTCGGGTTTTTGGCCCTGCGAAATGGGGATCATCAGGAGGCGATCAACCTCTTCCTGAGGGCCCTTGAAAGGGGGCCGAGCGCCGAGGCCTATTATGGACTGGGGATGGCCTATCGCCAATTGGACAATCGCCCCAAGGCCCTTTGGGCTTTTCACAAGGCCATCGAAATCGATCCCCATCATGCCAAGGCCTCCCATGCCCTCGAGCTTCTTGAGATCGGATCAGAGGAAGGGATCGAGCCCCCCGTTCCTCTCAAGGCGTTCAACGTCAGGACGTCTTCCGATTACCTTGAGAGGGAGGAGGGAGGACATTGGGAGAAGTTCTTCATCAAGGGGATCAACCTTGGGTTGGGGCTGCCCGGTTATTTCCCCGGCGAGTTTCCCATTGAAAAAGGCACCTACCTCAAGTGGTTCGAGAAGATTTACGAACTCGGCATCAACTCGATTCGCCTCTACACGCTCCACCCCCCTTCGTTCTACGAGGCCCTCTACCAATTTAACCGTCCCCTTCCGAAACTCCGTTTAATTCAAGGGATCTGGGTTGAATTGCCCCCTAAGAACGATTTTTTCGAGTCCTCGTATCTGGAGGAAGTCCAGGAGAACGTTCGGCACACGGTGGATGCCATTTATGGGAAGCTGACCCTTCCGGAGAAGAAGGGAAGGCCTTCCGGTCGTTATCGCTACGATGTCTCTTCTTTAACCCTTGCCTTTTTGTTTGGCCGAGAATGGGAACCCTGCGCGGTCAAGGGCTTTAACGAGAGACAAAAGAGGAGGTTCAAAAGCTATCGGGGGAGTTTTTTGGCCATTGAAGAGGGGACCCCCTTCGAGGCTTGGATCACCGAGATGGTGGATTATGTGCAGCATTATGAGAAGGAGAGACATGGCCTCTCCCATCCAGTCAGCGTAATCAACTGGCCTACCCTCGACCCCCTAATTCATCCGGCGGAATCCACTTATGAAGAGAACCTGGAATTTCAGGGGATCAAGGTCAATCGGGCCCTCTGCAACGAAAATGAAGACGAAGAGACCCTGGATCTGACGAAGATCAAGACGCTTCGGGGACCCGGGTTCTTCGCCACCTATCACATCTACCCCTATTACCCCGATTTCATGGTCAATGGATATCTCCAGGAAGGACATCCCTTTTTGGCCTACCTCCAACAGCTCAAAGCCTACCACGGCCGCCAACCCGTTCTCGTTGGAGAATTCGGCGTCCCGAGCAGCCGGATCAACGCCCATTGGCATCCCAGGGGATGGCATCAGGGGGGACACTCTGAAAGGCAACAGGGAGAGATCAACGGGACATTGATGAGGGCCATTTATCAGGCCAAGATGGCAGGGGGGATCCTGTTTTCCTGGTTTGACGAATGGTTTAAGAAAAATTGGCTTTTTCTCCCTTATTACGATCCTTCGGATCGAAAACCCTATTGGTACAACCTTCAGGACGCCGAAGAGAACTATGGCCTCCTCTCCGCCTATCCTGGTTACCCGAGAAAAAGGGTCCATCTCTCGGGGGATCGCGCAGATTGGCTTGAAGGCCTCCTGCTTTACGAAAAGCAGACGGACCAGATGGTGTTTAAATTTCATGACGGGTTTGACGAGGCCCGATATTTAAAGAGGGTGATGGCTCAACACGACGAAGGCTTCTTCTACCTCTTTATCGAGACCCAAGGCCCCGTCGATTTTACGAAGGCCCATTATCTGGTGGGGCTCGATACGATCGAGCCTGATCGAGGAGAATTTGGCCTCCCCCTTAACACCCTTGTGAGGCTTCCCATCGGACTGGAGTTTCTCATTCACCTTGCCGGCAAGGAGAAGAGCCGGATGCTCATCTCCAAAGATTACGATAAGTATCTCAACGAAGATCGAGGGGAGATTCTTCCTCAGAGATCCGACCAGGGAGAATGGGTCCTCATGCTTCATAAGAGCAACGCCCGGAGAATCAGCAAAGACGGGAAGAGGTTCTTCCCTGCCCGGGTCCATTTGACCTCTCTGTTGCGATACGGGAGTTTGGATCCCAAACACCCAGACTATGACTCCCTGGCGGATTTCTACTTCGTGGACAACAGGATCGAAATTCGTCTCCCCTGGAGCCTTCTCCTCTTCACGGATCCCAGTTCGCGTAGGGTGCTTTGGAAAGATGGAAATTCCCAATCGAAAAAGACGGAGGGCATCCATGTCCTGGTCTTTTCCTATCGGCCCCAGGGGGGTCACCTCTTCGCCCAACCTACCGGGCAGAGAACGAATCTCACCGATTCTTTGCCGGAACGGCTCCGGCGGGATGCGATGAAGGCCTATACGTGGGAGGAATGGGATAAGCCAACCTATCATACCGCCCTGAAGCCGGCTTACCATCAATATCAAAAATATTTGCTCAATATCCCAGAGAGGATCGAATGA